A genomic segment from Syntrophotalea acetylenivorans encodes:
- a CDS encoding putative 2-dehydropantoate 2-reductase has protein sequence MKIAIVGAGALGLYYGAMLQRAGNDVRFLLRRDYQAIRKDGLSVTSPNGDFHLQAVQCALDPAELGPVDLVLVGLKTFANHRLIELVAPLMQDDTCVLTLQNGLGNEELLAKTFGAERVLGGIAFLCSNRGEPGTVHHMGQGRIRLGELSGGFSERATALARMFNQAQVPCEAVDDLRRARWEKLVWNIPFNGLSALTGKNVTELLRHEPSRREIIAIMGEVIAAGNAQDLNTPIEAEIFIEKMISATETMDGYRPSMMIDRLEGHPLELEAIYGVPLTRATACGVEMVRVRMLHALLELGERN, from the coding sequence ATGAAAATAGCCATCGTCGGCGCCGGAGCTCTGGGGCTCTACTACGGTGCCATGCTGCAAAGGGCCGGAAATGATGTTCGCTTTCTGCTGCGCCGGGATTATCAGGCCATTCGTAAAGATGGCCTGAGCGTCACCTCCCCCAACGGGGACTTTCACCTGCAGGCCGTGCAGTGCGCGCTCGATCCCGCTGAACTCGGCCCCGTCGATCTGGTCCTGGTCGGCCTTAAGACCTTTGCCAACCACCGGCTGATTGAACTGGTCGCTCCGCTGATGCAAGACGATACCTGCGTGCTCACCCTGCAGAACGGCCTCGGCAACGAGGAGCTGCTGGCAAAAACCTTCGGTGCCGAACGGGTGCTGGGTGGCATTGCCTTTCTCTGCTCCAACCGCGGCGAACCGGGCACCGTGCACCACATGGGTCAGGGACGCATCCGCCTTGGTGAACTTTCCGGAGGCTTTTCCGAGCGAGCCACAGCCCTGGCAAGGATGTTCAATCAGGCCCAGGTGCCTTGCGAGGCCGTAGACGATTTGCGCCGGGCCCGCTGGGAAAAGCTGGTCTGGAACATCCCCTTCAACGGCCTCAGTGCCCTCACCGGAAAGAACGTCACCGAACTGCTGAGGCATGAACCGAGCCGCAGAGAAATCATCGCCATCATGGGCGAGGTGATCGCCGCCGGTAACGCCCAGGACCTGAACACGCCGATTGAGGCCGAAATCTTCATCGAGAAAATGATTAGCGCCACGGAAACCATGGACGGCTACCGGCCGAGCATGATGATCGATCGCCTCGAAGGCCACCCCCTCGAATTGGAGGCCATCTACGGCGTCCCCCTGACCAGGGCCACAGCCTGCGGAGTAGAGATGGTGCGCGTCAGAATGCTGCATGCGCTGCTGGAATTAGGCGAAAGAAACTGA